From one Solanum stenotomum isolate F172 chromosome 12, ASM1918654v1, whole genome shotgun sequence genomic stretch:
- the LOC125848698 gene encoding alpha-farnesene synthase-like: MTSEQQSVFCNQINSASFGESKIDQSLIQRRNANYKPNIWKYDILQSLKSQYSEGKYKREAQKLKEEVWWLVAEIENPLAKLELIDSINKMSLSHLFDKEIMVFLQNMEFAKKLKDSGVEMDLYSTALYFRIFRQYGYNVTQDVFLSYMDEMGEQIEVDANMDPKAMMQLFEASHLGLRDENMLDEARIFCTKNLKISCNNIIPMEMPLHWKVEWYNTRKQISKQENEKEERVSNLKLLQLAKLNFNMVQAEHQKDLVDILRWWTNLGLIENVSFSRDRIVESFLWSVGVAFEPQHSNFRNWLTKAITFIIVIDDVYDIYGTLQDLQLFTDAVVRWDPKEVEELPSCMQICFRKLYDTTNDVALEIEQQKGWNFPVSTYLQKVWAEFCKALLVEAKWDSTGYTPTLGEYLDNGWKSSGGTVLSLHVLLGLAQDFSQVDDFLENEQDLIYYSSLIIRLGNDLGTSTAELERGDVSSCILCYMRKENVKEDVARKHIEEMVIETWKKMNKHCFANSSSTLIKYIMNIARVTHFIYQNGDGFGVQDRETRQQILSSLVQSLPLN, translated from the exons ATGACTAGTGAGCAGCAATCTGTCTTTTGTAACCAAATCAATTCTGCATCATTTGGTGAGAGTAAGATAGATCAAAGCCTAATTCAACGACGAAATGCTAATTACAAGCCAAACATTTGGAAGTACGACATCCTGCAGTCACTTAAAAGTCAATATTCA GAAGGGAAATACAAAAGAGAAGCACAAAAGTTGAAAGAGGAAGTTTGGTGGCTTGTGGCAGAAATAGAGAATCCATTGGCCAAGTTAGAGCTTATAGATAGCATAAACAAAATGTCCCTCTCTCATCTGTTTGACAAGGAAATCATGGTGTTTCTACAAAACATGGAATTTGCAAAGAAGCTGAAGGATTCTGGCGTTGAAATGGATCTCTATTCAACTGCCTtatattttaggatttttaGGCAGTATGGCTATAATGTGACACAAG ATGTATTCCTTAGCTATATGGATGAGATGGGTGAACAGATCGAGGTAGACGCAAACATGGATCCAAAAGCAATGATGCAACTATTTGAAGCTTCTCACTTGGGCTTAAGGGATGAAAATATGTTGGATGAGGCTAGAATATTTTGCACTAAGAATTTGAAAATTAGTTGTAATAATATTATTCCAATGGAAATGCCACTGCATTGGAAGGTGGAATGGTACAACACTAGAAAGCAAATCTCCAAACAGGAAAACGAAAAAGAAGAAAGGGTGTCAAACTTGAAGCTTCTTCAATTAGCTAAACTCAACTTCAATATGGTTCAAGCTGAGCATCAGAAAGATCTTGTCGATATTTTGAG GTGGTGGACGAATTTGGGACTGATAGAAAATGTAAGCTTCAGCAGAGATAGAATTGTCGAAAGCTTTTTGTGGTCCGTGGGTGTTGCTTTTGAGCCTCAACATTCTAATTTTAGGAATTGGCTCACCAAAGCTATCACTTTCATTATAGTAATTGACGATGTCTACGACATTTATGGCACTTTGCAAGACCTACAACTATTCACCGATGCTGTTGTCAG ATGGGATCCTAAGGAAGTTGAGGAATTACCATCATGTATGCAAATCTGTTTTAGGAAACTATATGATACCACAAATGATGTAGCTCTCGAAATTGAGCAACAAAAAGGCTGGAATTTTCCAGTGTCAACATATCTACAAAAAGTG TGGGCAGAATTTTGCAAAGCATTGCTTGTGGAAGCTAAATGGGATTCAACGGGTTATACACCAACACTTGGTGAATATTTAGATAATGGATGGAAATCATCAGGTGGCACTGTGCTATCTCTTCATGTTCTTCTTGGTTTGGCTCAAGATTTCTCCCAAGTTgatgattttcttgaaaatgaacAAGACCTTATATACTATTCCTCCCTTATAATCAGGCTTGGAAACGACCTTGGGACTTCAACG GCTGAATTGGAAAGAGGAGATGTGTCTTCATGTATCTTGTGCTACATGAGGAAAGAAAATGTTAAGGAAGATGTAGCAAGGAAGCATATCGAAGAGATGGTGATAGAAACATGGAAGAAAATGAACAAACATTGTTTTGCGAATTCATCATCTACATTAATAAAGTACATAATGAATATTGCCCGTGTTACACATTTCATATATCAAAATGGAGATGGATTTGGTGTTCAAGATAGAGAAACTCGACAACAAATCTTATCTTCTTTGGTTCAATCTCTTCCTCTCAATTGA
- the LOC125848670 gene encoding uncharacterized protein LOC125848670: protein MPAVWFALKKSLQCRSEIKDVYDPRSDGRNLSKISTKKATTGRSGCSRSIANLKDVIHGSKRHMEKPPLHSPRSIGSSELLNPITHEVVLSNSTCELKITSCNFQDGNGSSTGNNVESISAFMGILKPGTPGPGGHHIGSSRKYRGFGSPIRKGSPGNLSRKTGPGFGGVVSRPKASYGADSHGLTCHKCGEQFVKWEAVEAHHLSKHAVTELVEGDSSRKIVEIICRTSWSKPENSSNGIERILKVHNMQKVLAQFEEYRELVKIRASKLAKKHPRCLADGNELLRFFGTTVECSLGINSSSSLCTSEKCKVCRILQHGFSIKKEINGGVGVFTASTSGRALEAIEENMLSWRKALIVCRVIAGRVHRPLENVQELIGQSGFDSLAGKVGLYSNIEELYLLSPKALLPCFVVICKS from the exons atgccaGCAGTTTGGTTTGCTTTAAAGAAATCATTGCAGTGTAGATCAGAGATAAAAGATGTGTATGATCCAAGAAGTGATGGGAGAAATTTAAGCAAGATATCGACGAAAAAGGCGACGACAGGTAGGTCAGGTTGTTCAAGGTCAATTGCAAATCTGAAAGATGTCATACATGGAAGTAAAAGGCATATGGAGAAGCCACCATTACACAGTCCAAGATCTATTGGAAGCAGTGAGCTTTTGAATCCAATTACTCATGAAGTTGTTTTGAGTAATTCAACTTGTGAACTCAAGATTACTAGCTGTAATTTCCAAGATGGTAATGGGAGTAGTACTGGGAATAATGTTGAGAGTATTTCTGCTTTTATGGGTATTTTAAAACCAGGGACCCCTGGTCCTGGGGGACACCATATTGGGTCATCAAGGAAATATAGAGGCTTTGGTAGTCCTATAAGAAAAGGGTCACCTGGGAATTTATCAAGAAAAACAGGACCTGGATTTGGGGGTGTTGTTTCTAGGCCTAAAGCTTCTTATGGTGCAGATTCCCATGGCTTGACTTGTCATAAATGTGGTGAACAATTTGTGAAATGGGAAGCTGTTGAAGCACATCATCTCTCAAAACATGCCG TGACAGAACTTGTTGAAGGGGATTCTTCAAGGAAAATTGTAGAGATAATATGCAGAACAAGCTGGTCAAAGCCTGAAAACAGTTCAAATGGTATTGAGAGAATCTTGAAAGTTCACAATATGCAGAAAGTACTAGCTCAATTCGAGGAATATCGCGAATTAGTAAAGATCAGAGCCAGTAAACTCGCCAAGAAACACCCTCGTTGCTTAGCAGATGGGAATGAGCTTTTAAGATTCTTTGGCACAACTGTTGAATGTTCTCTTGGCATCAATAGCTCTTCTAGCCTATGTACATCAGAAAAATGCAAAGTTTGCAGGATTCTACAACATGGATTCTCAATCAAGAAGGAAATCAATGGTGGGGTTGGTGTTTTTACAGCTTCCACAAGTGGAAGAGCACTAGAAGCCATTGAGGAAAATATGTTATCTTGGAGAAAGGCTCTAATAGTATGCAGAGTAATTGCTGGTAGAGTGCATAGACCATTGGAAAATGTTCAAGAATTGATTGGTCAATCaggatttgattcattggctgGCAAAGTTGGACTTTACTCAAACATTGAAGAACTCTATTTGCTCAGTCCTAAAGCTTTGCTTCCTTGCTTTGTGGTGATTTGCAAATCATAA
- the LOC125848682 gene encoding oxygen-evolving enhancer protein 3-2, chloroplastic-like gives MAHAMASMGGLIGSSQTVLDGSLQLSGSARLSTVSTTRIALSRPGLTVRAQQGSVDIETSRRAMIGLVAAGIAGSFAKAAFAEARSIKVGPPPPPSGGLPGTLNSDEARDFSLPLKNRFYLQPLTPAEAVQRVKDSAKEIVSVKDFIDKKAWPYVQNDLRLRAEYLRYDLKTVISAKPKEQKGKLQDLSGKLFKTISDLDHAAKTKNSAEAQKYYAETVTTLNDVLANLG, from the exons ATGGCTCATGCTATGGCTTCTATGGGTGGCCTAATTGGTTCTTCACAAACTGTCTTGGATGGTAGCCTCCAGCTTAGTGGCTCAGCTCGCTTGAGCACTGTCAGCACCACCAGAATTGCCTTGTCTAGACCAGGACTCACTGTCAGAGCCCAACAGGGGTCTGTTGACATCGAAACTAGCCGCAGAGCCATGATTGGTCTTGTTGCTGCTGGCATAGCTGGTTCCTTTGCTAAGGCAGCTTTTGCTGAAGCCAGGTCAATTAAGGTTGGCCCCCCACCTCCTCCCTCTGGTGGATTGC CTGGAACTTTGAACTCAGATGAGGCAAGGGACTTCAGTTTGCCATTGAAGAATAGGTTTTACCTTCAACCATTGACTCCAGCTGAGGCAGTCCAGAGAGTTAAGGATTCAGCTAAGGAGATTGTTAGCGTCAAGGATTTCATCGACAAGAAGGCCTGGCCTTATGTCCAGAATGACCTTCGTCTCAGAGCAGAATACCTTCGCTATGACCTTAAGACTGTCATCTCTGCTAAGCCAAAAGAACAGAAGGGAAAACTCCAGGACCTGTCGGGAAAGCTCTTTAAGACCATTAGTGAT CTGGACCATGCAGCAAAGACCAAGAACAGCGCAGAAGCACAGAAGTACTATGCTGAAACTGTAACTACATTAAATGATGTTTTGGCCAACCTTGGCTAG
- the LOC125848692 gene encoding thioredoxin-like protein CXXS1, which translates to MEVQEQGTKSRVVKVDSKESWDFHVNQATLQGCPIVAHFTAVWCIPSVAMKPFMEELASMYHNMSFLTVDVDEVKEVARKYEVKAMPTFLLLKGGVPVDKIVGANPDEMKKRIHGLAQSNPTDIP; encoded by the exons ATGGAAGTTCAAGAACAGGGGACTAAATCAAGAGTTGTGAAGGTAGACTCTAAGGAATCATGGGATTTTCATGTAAATCAGGCCACACTTCAAGGATGCCCT ATTGTGGCACACTTTACGGCTGTTTGGTGTATTCCCTCTGTGGCTATGAAACCCTTTATGGAGGAATTGGCTTCTATGTACCATAATATGTCCTTTCTCACAGTTGATGTGGATGAGGTCAAG GAGGTGGCCAGAAAATATGAGGTGAAAGCCATGCCAACATTTCTGCTGCTGAAAGGTGGAGTGCCAGTTGACAAGATAGTTGGTGCAAATCCAGATGAGATGAAGAAAAGGATCCACGGTCTTGCTCAATCAAACCCCACGGATATACCCTAG
- the LOC125848680 gene encoding protein HEAT-STRESS-ASSOCIATED 32, protein MAAYRWKSFNDDGDRPEKPRRYGVTEMKSPNYSLFSRGLLEDVFESMGQFVDGLKLCDGSHTVMPKNYIKEVTDMAHKHNVYVNSGDWADQMLRRGPSSLKEYIEECKQLGFDSIELDVASLGLPEETLLRYVRLIKSSGLRAKPQFSVKFKKSDIAFAGDRAFGAYVIPAPQTSEMVEDVDLLVRRAERCLEAGADMIMINADDLCRQAGLLRSDIVAKIVGRLGLEKTMFEASNPKISEWFVKRYGPKVNLIVDHSQVMDLECLRGRNLGQNHSSVLGRSYFLL, encoded by the exons ATGGCAGCGTACAGGTGGAAGAGTTTCAACGATGATGGAGATCGTCCAGAGAAACCTCGTCGCTATGGCGTTACAGAAATGAAGAGTCCTAACTATTCCCTTTTCTCGAGAGGCCTTCTTGAG GATGTTTTTGAGTCTATGGGTCAGTTTGTTGATGGGCTAAAACTATGTGATGGATCCCATACTGTGATGCCAAAGAATTACATCAAAGAAGTGACTGACATGGCACATAAACACAATGTTTATGTTAACTCTGGTGATTGGGCAGATCAAATGCTTCGCCGAGGTCCTTCTTCTCTTAAAGAGTATATTGAG GAATGTAAGCAATTGGGGTTTGATTCAATTGAGCTTGATGTTGCATCACTTGGTCTACCTGAGGAGACCCTCTTGAGATATGTGAGGCTGATTAAGAGCAGTGGGCTCAGAGCTAAGCCTCAGTTCTCTGTTAAGTTTAAAAAGTCTGATATAGCCTTCGCCGGTGACAGAGCTTTTGGGGCTTACGTGATTCCAGCACCTCAAACCTCTG AGATGGTTGAAGATGTGGATCTTTTGGTCAGAAGGGCAGAGAGATGCTTAGAAGCTGGGGCAGACATGATAATGATCAATGCTGATGATTTATGTAGGCAGGCTGGTTTACTAAGATCAGATATTGTTGCGAAGATTGTGGGTCGTCTTGGACTTGAGAAAACTATGTTTGAGGCATCAAATCCTAAAATCTCTGAGTGGTTTGTCAAACGTTATGGTCCAAAG GTTAATCTTATCGTGGACCACTCACAAGTAATGGATCTGGAATGCCTCAGAGGACGTAACCTGGGTCAAAATCACTCATCTGTACTTGGCAGGTCATATTTTCTGCTCTGA
- the LOC125848688 gene encoding protein DESIGUAL 3-like yields MAKNIGILVCLLLVILDVAAGILGIQAEVEQNKVQDLKVWIFECRDPSYEAFKLGLAATVLLVLAQVISNLLAGCICVQSKEELDKASSNKQLAFASFVFQWIIMAIAFSLLVAGTLSNGKARRSCGISHHRFLSIGGILCFIHGLFSVSYYISATATIQEDKKLNQQGGHA; encoded by the exons ATGGCAAAAAACATTGGCATTCTTGTTTGTCTTCTTCTTGTGATTTTGGATGTTGCTGCTGGTATACTAGGAATTCAAGCTGAGGTAGAACAAAATAAG GTTCAAGACTTAAAGGTGTGGATCTTTGAATGTAGAGATCCAAGCTATGAAGCTTTTAAGCTAGGATTGGCTGCAACAGTACTTTTGGTTCTGGCACAAGTTATTTCTAATCTGCTTGCTGGTTGTATTTGCGTCCAGTCCAAGGAAGAGCTGGATAAGGCCTCTTCTAACAAGCAACTTGCTTTTGCTTCATTTGTATTCCAATG GATCATTATGGCCATTGCATTCTCATTGCTGGTAGCTGGAACATTGTCAAACGGGAAGGCAAGAAGATCTTGTGGCATATCACACCATCGTTTCTTGTCGATAGGAGGGATATTGTGCTTTATCCATGGACTTTTCTCAGTTTCCTACTACATCTCTGCTACAGCCACCATCCAGGAAGATAAGAAGCTGAATCAACAAGGAGGTCATGcatga